The Cyanobacteria bacterium FACHB-DQ100 genome contains the following window.
ATGAAGACCCCGATCTGATTTACGGCAAGCTCGACGACCCCACTAAACGCCCACTCTTTTCAATGGCACGGCTCGATCGCATTAAAAATCTCACGGGATTGGCAGAAGCCTACGGTAAGAGCGAAGCCCTGCAAGAGCGTTGTAATTTGATTCTAGTCGCGGGTAAGCTTCGGATTGATGACTCTAGCGATTACGAGGAAATCAGCGAAATCGAGAAGCTTTACGAAATCATCAATCGCTACGATCTCAAAGGCAAAATTCGCTGGTTGGGTGTGCGATTGCCGAAAAGCGACACCGGAGAAGTCTATCGCGTGATTGCCGATCGTCAAGGCATCTTCGTACAGCCTGCTTTATTTGAAGCGTTTGGATTGACGATTCTCGAATCGATGGTGACAGGTCTACCCACGTTTGCAACTCGGTTCGGTGGCCCGCTTGAAATCATTCAGGACAAAGTGAACGGGTTTTACATCAATCCGACCAATCATGAAGAAGTTGCAGCCGTGGTTCTGCAGTTTCTGGAGAAGTGCGATCTCAATCCAAACTACTGGAGCGAAATTTCCCAACGTGGGATCGATCGCGTCTTCAGCACCTACACCTGGAAAATTCACACGACTCGATTACTGTCCCTCGCAAAAATCTACGGCTTCTGGAACTACACATCGCAAGAAAATCGCGAGGATATGCTGAGATATATCGAATCGCTGTTTTACCTGCTCTACAAGCCTAGAGCAAAGCAATTACTACAAGAGCAAATGCAGCGATCATAAACCAAAGCGAATATAGACCAAAAAGAGGGTGAGATTAAACTCGACCCTCTTTTGCTTGGTTTTACGCTTCAGCGTCGGCTTCTTGCTGCTTGCGGTATTTGAGTGCGATCGCACTCACGAGAGCCAAAGCTGCGATCGTGCCGGGTTCTGGGACTTTCGTAGGCTTTGGTGTAGGAGGTTTAGGCGACGTGGGTGGGCTGACTGGGGGCATAGTCGGTTGATCACCTGGTGGGGTTCCGTCGATCGGCTTGTCAAACAGTGGAGGCGGAGGTGTGACCGTGGTTGGTGGTGGAGGTGTCACAGTCGTCGGCGGTGGGGGGGTGACTGTGGTTGGTGGTGTTACAGTCGTAACTGACGTTCCGCGACCTGTACCACTCTCACCATTAAAGCCTAGAGATTTGCTATCAATGCTCTGATAGCGAACGCCAAAATTGCTCAGACTCAGCGTGTCCACATTACCGCTCAACGCAAGCGAAAAGCTAAATGTGCCCTTATCGAAGGTTCCAGGCAGCGAAGTGCTGTTGTTCACACCACCACTGGTTCCACCTTGACAGGCATTACCATTCGTGAAGCAAACTCCGATATTACCAAACTGATTCGGGAAAGCGCCGTCGAGATGAGCGTTGCTAAACAAACCACTGGTGCTAGCACCTGTAAGCGTTGCTGAGGTGTTGAAGCCCAGCGCTGAAACGCGAGAGAAGATATCACCGCCAGTGGTGTTATCAAGCAAAACGTCGAATGTTGCGATCGTGTTTCCACCCTGAGATGTGAATCCCTTGAAGGTGAAGTCGGCAAACGAGGACATCCCGTTCACTGTTTCAGTCGCAACGTTGCCGTCAAAGTTGACGCGGAAGATTTTACCCAAATCTGCAAGTCCAACTGCAAAAGAACTGGTGGCTGGAGTTGCGCTTTGGGTAGGTGCTGTGGTCTGAGTGGAAGTTGTAGACGTTGTGGTCTGAGTGGAAGTTGTAGGCGGTGTGGTCTGAGTTGGGGGAGTTGAGGCACCGTTGCCGTTACCGTTACCATTGCCGTTTCTTGCGAATGCTGGATCAGCAGCAAGCAACAAGCCTAAACTCGCAACCCCAGAACAGAGCGTCAAAATTGCAAAAGACAAGTTTTTAAACATCTGCGTGGTTTTAGACGATATGTATAAGCTATTGCATCGGACTGCCAGAAGAGCATGATACTTCTGCGGACTTAAGAAACTCTTTAAAGAGTCAGTTAAGTCAGTATTATTACGGTGAATTTTGTATAAGGCTAATTCAGTTTGTGATTAAGCAGGACAGAATTTGCTGGATTGTTAGTAAACATAAATAGAAATAGATGAAATTATTTTGTGTATCTCCGTATTTCCGCGGAAGGCAGGAATGGAATTGAGAAGAGATACGGGGATCGATTCAAGTATCAAGAGTACCGGAATTTTACTGAGGGCGGTTTGCAGAAGTGTAGCGATCCATTTTGCCCGAATGCACTTCAAAACGCTCCCGTAATTTCAGCATTGCCGAAGTTTTGGTTCTCGACATAATGGTTGCTTGTTCTGATGCCGTAGGTCGAGGATATGCTGGCGATCGTCCAATCTATAACCGCTCTCAAGCCGATAAGAACGTTCCTGATCGGTGTATGCTGCATCGCCTTAATTTTCGTGGGATTACCGCTTGCCGCGCAAACCCCACCAGAAATTAACCAACTCAAGCAGCAGCAGCAGCAACTCGACCAGCAGCGATCGTACATCCAGAAAGAACGCGAAAAATTGCAGCGCCAAGAGCGATCGGCGCAAAAGAATCTCACAGGCATTCGTCGAAACATCCAAGTGACGACCGCTCAGATCCAAACGACTGAAGCACAACTCAGCAACGCCAATCGAGTGCTGAAAAAATTAGAAGCCGATTTGAGTAAAGCGGAAAATAGCTATCAGCAGAGACAATCTGCCACCGTTTCACGGCTGCGATTTCTGCAACGCCAGCAGAGGAGTAGCGGTTGGGCAGTTTTGCTGCAAAGTGAAAATCTCAATGATTTTCTCGATCGCCGATTTCGTCTCAAGCAGATTTACAAGAACGATCGCAAAACTCTAGCCGATCTGCAAACCGCAGCCGAAAAAGTCGATCGTCAGCGTCAACAAGTTGAACAGCAAAAGAACAACATCGTGATAATTAGCCAACAATTGATGGCGCAAAAGTCCGAGTTTGAGCAGCAGGCAGACTCTCAGAAGCAAGTCGTCGACCGGCTCAGAACCAATCGCCGCGCTCTCGAAGCCGCAGAAGCCCAACTTGAACAAGACTCGAAAAGCATTGGAGAATTGATTCAAAGACGCATTGCCGAAGAACGCGCCAGAAATGGAATTGTGATTTTAGGAACAGGGCAATTTAACTTACCGAGTGAAGGCCCGATTACTAGCCCATTTGGCTATCGAATGCACCCAATTTTGGGCTATCAGCGCTTTCATGCAGGATTGGACTTTGGAGCGGATTATGGTGCGCCGATCTTAGCTGCCGATCGTGGCGTAGTCATCTTTGCGGGCTGGTATGGCGGGTATGGAAACTCGGTGATTCTGGATCACGGAAACGGAATTACAACGATGTATGCCCATGCTCAGGAACTCTATGTATCAGACGGGCAAACCGTAGAACGTGGAAAAGCGATCGCTACAACTGGCTCGACCGGACTATCGACAGGCCCTCACCTGCATTTTGAGGTGCGAAAAGATGGAGAACCTGTCGATCCGATGAACTATCTCTGAGCGATATCCACGTCGCCCTTGCCCATGAGAAACTGGAAGGCGCGACTCGCTTCGGGAATCGAGAGCAGGAACGATGCGATCGAACACAGCGTCGCGACTTGACAGTAGGCGCAGAAGGCTTCGTTATCACGCCATTCAATCCGAGCTAAGCGTAGTGCAAAGATCGAATCCATCAAGGTTTTGCCTGACATTGCGATCGGCAACCAAGGGGCATCCTTTGCTCGATTGGCGGTGCCTGCCCCAGCTAACAATGCGGTGATGGAATAGTTCACCAGCATAAAGAAGCCATCGGGCGTATCCAAAACGCTGTAAGCATAATCGGAGGCATCGACTTTATTAGAATCAATCCCTGGAAGCGGCAAGTCTGGTAGTTCCTTGACTGCACCGATTTGATAGAGCGAAACAGCTTCTGCCATCGTTGCACCGAGTACAGATAGTCCAGTGATCAATCGACGGCGGGATAGGTCAGGATTGTCGCCTCTACGCAATTCAAGGCTCAGTTCTCTCGGTTCCATCTCAAAGATTCTCCTTAGTTTGTAAGAATGCCTTGAATCAACGTATTGGATTCAATGGCGCGGTTAGGTTGGGATAAATTGCGTGAGTTCAACAGCAAAAATTGGCTTCGGTTACGGCTTCGGGTAGCTCCCTAAATCCCCCACAAGTGGGGGACTTTGAAGGTTGAAATTCCTGTCTCGAAGTCCCCCATTTATGGGGAATTTAGGGGGCAAGAAGCCGCTCAAACCGAAGCAAGAAGCTCCGTCAAACTAACGCTAAATGATTGCGATCGGGGTGAGCGTAAATGCTCGTATTTCACAACGGTATTCACAATCAAAA
Protein-coding sequences here:
- a CDS encoding cistern family PEP-CTERM protein produces the protein MFKNLSFAILTLCSGVASLGLLLAADPAFARNGNGNGNGNGASTPPTQTTPPTTSTQTTTSTTSTQTTAPTQSATPATSSFAVGLADLGKIFRVNFDGNVATETVNGMSSFADFTFKGFTSQGGNTIATFDVLLDNTTGGDIFSRVSALGFNTSATLTGASTSGLFSNAHLDGAFPNQFGNIGVCFTNGNACQGGTSGGVNNSTSLPGTFDKGTFSFSLALSGNVDTLSLSNFGVRYQSIDSKSLGFNGESGTGRGTSVTTVTPPTTVTPPPPTTVTPPPPTTVTPPPPLFDKPIDGTPPGDQPTMPPVSPPTSPKPPTPKPTKVPEPGTIAALALVSAIALKYRKQQEADAEA
- a CDS encoding peptidoglycan DD-metalloendopeptidase family protein; translated protein: MLAIVQSITALKPIRTFLIGVCCIALIFVGLPLAAQTPPEINQLKQQQQQLDQQRSYIQKEREKLQRQERSAQKNLTGIRRNIQVTTAQIQTTEAQLSNANRVLKKLEADLSKAENSYQQRQSATVSRLRFLQRQQRSSGWAVLLQSENLNDFLDRRFRLKQIYKNDRKTLADLQTAAEKVDRQRQQVEQQKNNIVIISQQLMAQKSEFEQQADSQKQVVDRLRTNRRALEAAEAQLEQDSKSIGELIQRRIAEERARNGIVILGTGQFNLPSEGPITSPFGYRMHPILGYQRFHAGLDFGADYGAPILAADRGVVIFAGWYGGYGNSVILDHGNGITTMYAHAQELYVSDGQTVERGKAIATTGSTGLSTGPHLHFEVRKDGEPVDPMNYL
- a CDS encoding vitamin K epoxide reductase family protein, yielding MEPRELSLELRRGDNPDLSRRRLITGLSVLGATMAEAVSLYQIGAVKELPDLPLPGIDSNKVDASDYAYSVLDTPDGFFMLVNYSITALLAGAGTANRAKDAPWLPIAMSGKTLMDSIFALRLARIEWRDNEAFCAYCQVATLCSIASFLLSIPEASRAFQFLMGKGDVDIAQR